From one Bacteroidales bacterium genomic stretch:
- a CDS encoding serine hydrolase: MRILSRLFVFLIFVPGTTPAYPQEDNPVNRTEISDVKKDEMRWVDSVFNSLSFDERVAQLFMIRTYSNKDRLFYDSISRLIINYNIGGLTFFQGSPVRQAELINHWQHLAKTPLLISIDAEWGLAMRLDSVTPFPKHITLGAVQDDELIYKVGYQIGKQCHRAGIMMNFAPVIDINSNPKNPVINFRSFGEDKDNVAAKGVAFIKGMQAAGVIATAKHFPGHGDTDSDSHYTLPLLNHTFEQIDTTDVHPFRVAIENNVGAIMIAHLFIPAIDNTKNLATSLSPKAVNNLLKTRMAFEGLSITDALDMEGVTNYHKSGDIELMALLAGNDILLLPLNIPLALQKIRQAVADGKIDEEEINQRCRKVLTYKYQAGLADEIPVDLKNLSADLNTRNNDLVIRQVFEKAITIVKNDADLIPLTHLDTLKIASLVIGSSKISPFQERLEFYAPIDHFNLPSDPDKSSTDELLSKLEDYNLVIVGIENTSNYLSRNYGIKKSALEVIDKLKNHQGKLILDIFGSPYSLLYFNDHQWIDAIVLSYEDQPAAKDISAQIIFGAISGGGRLPVTASPSFRAGAGIDTHSIGRLKYTIPEEIGIPSSKLDTISRLIEQGIKKGAFPGCQVLFAKDGKVFYYKSFGYHTYEKLQPVKTDDLYDLASITKIAATTPAIMYLSDKGVFDIDMQLSGYLPYLINTNKEALVIREILAHQAMLKPWIPFYKNTIVDFKPDSTIYSNTLQPGYSTQVASEFYIHDNYRTILFDTIVKSALLKKKEFKYSDLGLILIYDAIEGITGQPFEDFSMNTFFKPMGLTTMGFNPAKRFPLHRITPTEWDTVFRKQLVHGFVHDPAAAMLGGVAGHSGLFADANDLAVIMQMFLQNGYYGGRQYIAPKTVKEFTRTQYPGESNRRGLGFDKPLPKYDSSGPTCQGATNQSYGHSGFTGTYAWADPSNGLLYIFLSNRVHPDANNRKISQLNLRTKLHQLMYDLLNENRSSAF; encoded by the coding sequence ATGAGAATTCTCTCTAGGTTATTTGTATTTCTGATTTTCGTGCCTGGTACCACTCCTGCTTACCCTCAAGAGGACAACCCGGTAAACCGAACAGAGATCAGCGATGTAAAAAAAGATGAAATGCGATGGGTGGACTCAGTATTTAACTCGCTATCGTTTGACGAAAGGGTTGCTCAACTTTTCATGATCCGCACCTATTCCAATAAGGACCGGTTGTTTTACGACAGTATCAGCCGGTTGATTATTAATTACAACATTGGAGGATTAACATTTTTTCAGGGTAGCCCGGTACGACAGGCCGAATTGATCAACCACTGGCAGCACCTCGCAAAAACACCTCTGCTCATCAGTATTGACGCAGAATGGGGACTGGCCATGCGACTCGATAGCGTAACCCCTTTTCCCAAACACATTACCCTGGGGGCGGTACAGGATGATGAACTGATTTACAAAGTTGGATATCAAATTGGCAAACAATGTCATCGGGCGGGAATCATGATGAATTTTGCTCCGGTCATCGACATCAACAGCAACCCAAAAAACCCGGTGATCAACTTCCGTTCGTTTGGTGAGGATAAAGATAATGTAGCCGCAAAAGGAGTTGCTTTCATTAAAGGGATGCAGGCCGCAGGCGTGATCGCCACTGCAAAACATTTTCCCGGACATGGCGACACGGACAGTGATTCACATTACACGTTACCCTTGCTCAATCACACATTTGAGCAAATTGATACAACGGACGTTCACCCCTTCAGAGTGGCCATTGAGAATAACGTTGGCGCCATCATGATCGCTCATCTTTTTATCCCTGCCATCGACAATACCAAAAACCTGGCCACCTCGCTATCACCAAAAGCTGTGAATAACCTGCTGAAAACCCGCATGGCTTTTGAAGGACTTTCAATTACCGACGCACTGGACATGGAAGGGGTGACCAACTATCACAAATCAGGAGACATTGAACTGATGGCGCTCCTTGCAGGGAACGACATTCTCCTTTTGCCACTTAACATTCCGCTTGCATTGCAAAAGATCAGGCAGGCAGTTGCTGATGGAAAAATTGATGAAGAAGAAATCAACCAACGATGCCGAAAAGTATTGACTTACAAATACCAGGCAGGACTTGCTGATGAAATTCCGGTGGACCTGAAGAATCTATCCGCCGATCTGAATACGCGAAATAACGATTTGGTTATTCGCCAGGTATTTGAAAAAGCAATAACAATTGTCAAAAATGATGCAGACCTTATCCCCCTCACCCATCTCGATACTTTAAAAATTGCATCACTGGTCATTGGTAGTTCGAAGATAAGCCCTTTTCAGGAGCGGCTTGAATTCTATGCCCCTATTGATCATTTCAACCTGCCTTCAGATCCTGACAAAAGTTCAACTGATGAACTCCTGTCAAAACTGGAAGACTACAACCTGGTCATTGTAGGGATCGAAAATACAAGTAACTATCTGAGCAGAAATTATGGGATAAAAAAATCAGCTCTCGAAGTAATCGACAAACTTAAAAACCACCAGGGCAAACTGATACTCGACATCTTCGGAAGTCCTTACTCTCTTTTATATTTCAATGATCATCAGTGGATTGATGCTATTGTTCTTTCCTACGAAGACCAACCGGCAGCCAAAGATATCAGCGCCCAAATTATTTTCGGAGCAATCAGTGGCGGAGGCCGCCTTCCTGTTACTGCTTCACCTTCATTCAGAGCCGGAGCCGGCATTGATACTCATTCAATTGGCAGATTGAAATATACAATCCCTGAAGAAATTGGCATTCCTTCGTCAAAACTTGATACTATTTCTCGTCTCATCGAACAGGGGATTAAAAAAGGAGCTTTTCCCGGTTGCCAGGTTCTTTTCGCAAAAGACGGAAAGGTTTTTTATTACAAATCATTTGGCTACCATACTTACGAGAAGTTGCAACCTGTCAAAACCGATGACTTGTACGACCTGGCTTCCATCACCAAAATTGCAGCCACTACTCCGGCCATTATGTATCTTTCCGATAAGGGTGTTTTCGATATTGATATGCAGCTTTCGGGTTATCTGCCCTATCTGATCAACACCAATAAAGAAGCCCTTGTCATTCGCGAAATTCTTGCTCACCAGGCGATGTTGAAACCATGGATCCCATTTTATAAAAATACAATCGTTGACTTTAAACCCGACTCCACCATCTATTCAAATACCCTTCAACCGGGATATTCCACACAGGTAGCCAGCGAATTTTATATTCATGATAACTACCGGACTATTTTATTTGATACCATCGTTAAATCAGCGCTTTTGAAAAAGAAAGAATTTAAATACAGCGATCTCGGGCTAATTCTGATTTATGATGCGATTGAAGGGATTACCGGCCAACCTTTTGAAGATTTCTCGATGAATACTTTTTTTAAACCCATGGGACTGACAACGATGGGATTCAATCCAGCAAAACGGTTCCCACTTCACAGGATTACTCCCACAGAATGGGATACAGTTTTCCGGAAGCAACTGGTGCATGGGTTTGTGCACGACCCTGCAGCTGCCATGCTTGGAGGAGTAGCCGGCCATTCCGGACTTTTCGCTGATGCAAATGATTTGGCTGTCATCATGCAGATGTTTTTGCAAAATGGCTATTATGGCGGAAGACAATATATTGCTCCTAAAACTGTAAAGGAATTCACCCGAACACAATATCCTGGTGAATCAAATCGTCGTGGGTTGGGCTTTGATAAGCCTTTACCTAAATATGATTCATCCGGACCTACCTGCCAGGGGGCTACTAACCAAAGTTATGGCCATTCGGGTTTCACCGGCACATATGCATGGGCTGATCCTTCTAATGGTTTACTTTATATTTTTCTTTCCAACCGGGTGCATCCGGATGCCAATAATCGTAAAATCTCTCAATTGAACCTCCGCACTAAATTGCATCAATTAATGTATGACTTGTTGAACGAAAACAGGAGTTCTGCGTTTTAA